Proteins encoded in a region of the Maniola jurtina chromosome 12, ilManJurt1.1, whole genome shotgun sequence genome:
- the LOC123870185 gene encoding uncharacterized protein LOC123870185 — MARGDEIKTATKATYACKQFDVSAPMKKPAPLQSNNQPPKKPEQKNYGAWGSTFKDKKTFLDMHFC; from the exons ATGGCCCGCGGTGATGAAATCAAGACAGCCACCAAGGCTACTTATGCCTGCAAGCAATTCGACGTCTCTGCTCCTATGAA AAAACCAGCACCATTGCAATCAAACAACCAGCCACCCAAAAAGCCGGAGCAGAAGAACTACGGCGCCTGGGGCTCCACCTTCAAAGACAAAAAAACATTCCTGGACATGCACTTCTGTTGA